One Triticum dicoccoides isolate Atlit2015 ecotype Zavitan chromosome 4B, WEW_v2.0, whole genome shotgun sequence genomic window carries:
- the LOC119293251 gene encoding antimicrobial peptides-like, whose amino-acid sequence MGFIHKGGVWWFLLLAGVLLAAAAAAGAEQDDGAVATAVPEVEEADEARLRVDDPEENDSCDLKCQHHQVPARKKQCVDECHSREHHHPSRASCENKCSHWQDPTRKDQCVQQCMRRGLSLAVGGGNDVDEHRHAQEEEVAGRPCDRECQLSCQRKCQGWKDRTKHQQCVRQCVRGSNIVDDEHLRGWEAVAGAIIEAV is encoded by the coding sequence ATGGGGTTCATTCACAAGGGTGGGGTTTGGTGGTTCCTCCTGCTCGCCGGGGTGCTgctggctgcggcggcggcagcaggcgcGGAGCAGGACGATGGGGCGGTAGCCACTGCTGTcccggaggtggaggaggcggatgAGGCCCGTCTGCGCGTCGATGATCCGGAGGAGAACGACTCGTGCGACCTCAAGTGCCAACACCACCAAGTTCCGGCGAGGAAAAAGCAGTGCGTCGACGAGTGCCACAGCCGGGAGCATCACCACCCCAGCAGAGCGTCTTGCGAGAACAAGTGTAGCCACTGGCAAGACCCGACGAGGAAGGACCAGTGCGTGCAACAGTGCATGCGCCGCGGCCTCAGCCTCGCTGTGGGCGGCGGCAACGACGTCGACGAGCACCGCCACGCCcaagaggaggaggtcgccgggcgTCCGTGCGACAGGGAGTGCCAACTGTCTTGCCAAAGGAAGTGTCAGGGCTGGAAAGATCGGACCAAGCACCAACAGTGCGTGCGACAGTGCGTTCGCGGCAGCAACATCGTCGACGACGAGCACCTCCGCGGCTGGGAAGCGGTGGCCGGCGCCATCATCGAGGCGGTGTGA